Proteins from one Chroococcidiopsis sp. CCMEE 29 genomic window:
- a CDS encoding DUF2811 domain-containing protein, with protein sequence MKATVSILTEIPEELHESLKRYLESHPDWDQDRVFTAALSLFLLQNSSGDRRAARVYLETLFHRCS encoded by the coding sequence ATGAAGGCCACTGTTAGTATCCTGACCGAAATTCCAGAAGAGTTGCACGAATCGCTAAAAAGATACTTAGAATCCCATCCCGACTGGGATCAAGACCGGGTGTTTACAGCAGCACTGTCGCTGTTTTTGCTCCAAAATAGCAGCGGTGATCGCCGTGCAGCTCGAGTTTACTTAGAAACTCTTTTCCACCGTTGTAGTTAG
- a CDS encoding efflux RND transporter periplasmic adaptor subunit: MESSESQTPITENSPETSLQPPRTRRIWPWLLLLLLLGGGILLWRLLTPGNQSPPAAAQPQGVGVKLAPVEAATIDESSEYIASLESRRSVTLQPRIQGQISRIFVTAGDEVKAGTPIIQVDPREQQAEVSSVSAAVAAAQAELENSRATLKSLEAQRQSNLSDVKLNQQEYERYSSLATQGAVSQQTRDQYGNRLDAARSSLSAINAQIQAQQAAVSQAEKALLQAQANVQSQQVQLQYYQISAPFAGTVGNIPVKVGDFVNTSTQLTNITQNRPLEVNISVPIERAPQLRPGMPVQLLDGQGQSVGTSKVFFIAPNTANATQSVLIKSLFDNAMGQLRADQYLRAKVIWNRRPGVLIPTTAVTRLGGESFVYVAEAPAKSTQGPQLVARQKPVKLGDIRGNNYQVLEGLKPGERIVVSGILNLQDGVPIIPES; this comes from the coding sequence ATGGAATCATCTGAATCCCAAACTCCGATTACGGAAAATTCTCCCGAGACTTCATTGCAGCCACCTCGCACTCGGCGAATCTGGCCTTGGCTATTGCTACTACTACTATTAGGTGGAGGCATTCTACTTTGGCGTTTGCTCACTCCAGGTAATCAATCTCCACCTGCGGCTGCTCAACCTCAAGGAGTAGGAGTCAAGCTAGCCCCAGTAGAGGCGGCCACGATTGACGAAAGTTCAGAATATATCGCTAGCCTAGAATCACGTCGCAGCGTGACTCTCCAGCCCCGAATTCAGGGGCAAATATCTCGAATTTTTGTTACGGCAGGGGATGAGGTGAAAGCCGGAACCCCGATTATCCAAGTAGATCCTAGAGAACAACAAGCAGAAGTCAGTAGTGTGAGCGCTGCTGTTGCTGCTGCTCAAGCTGAGTTGGAAAATTCTAGAGCCACACTTAAGTCGCTGGAAGCCCAGCGGCAATCTAACCTTTCGGATGTCAAATTAAACCAGCAAGAATACGAAAGATACTCTAGTCTTGCCACTCAAGGAGCAGTATCTCAACAGACTAGAGACCAGTACGGAAATCGGCTTGATGCAGCCCGCTCTAGTCTCAGTGCCATCAATGCTCAGATTCAAGCGCAGCAAGCTGCCGTGTCCCAAGCGGAAAAAGCTTTGCTGCAAGCGCAGGCGAATGTCCAATCACAGCAAGTGCAGCTCCAGTATTACCAAATTTCGGCACCTTTTGCTGGCACAGTTGGCAACATTCCGGTGAAGGTGGGAGACTTCGTTAATACCTCCACCCAGCTGACTAACATCACCCAAAACCGCCCTTTAGAAGTAAATATTTCTGTACCGATTGAGCGAGCACCCCAATTACGTCCAGGCATGCCAGTCCAGTTACTGGACGGACAGGGTCAGAGTGTGGGTACTAGTAAAGTATTCTTCATCGCGCCCAACACTGCGAATGCTACGCAGTCGGTACTGATCAAATCACTGTTTGATAATGCGATGGGGCAACTGCGGGCCGATCAATATCTGCGGGCAAAAGTGATTTGGAACAGGCGTCCTGGAGTATTAATTCCAACTACAGCAGTAACCCGCCTGGGTGGGGAGTCTTTTGTTTATGTGGCCGAAGCGCCAGCAAAATCCACTCAGGGACCTCAATTAGTAGCCCGGCAAAAGCCGGTTAAGTTGGGTGATATCCGAGGTAATAATTACCAAGTGCTCGAAGGATTGAAGCCAGGAGAGAGAATTGTTGTTTCAGGTATCCTCAACTTGCAGGATGGCGTGCCGATCATCCCGGAGTCTTAA
- a CDS encoding response regulator transcription factor, translated as MAMALAKILIVDDDPSIRNLIRRFLSKQDYQVESAEDGKTALAMFEQFNPDLVILDVNLPDVIGYNLCQEMQNRTKVFVLMLTSRADEADKIRGFSQGADDYLTKPFSLGELEVRVGAILKRQRAVTTAEKQRLTFEKLVIDPERREVTINNQLISLTALEFDLLRFLASHPGRVWRRSELIQEVWDYEYVGDQRVVDVHIGQIRKKIEIDATQPVLIQTVRGVGYKFEAPNFNKTQQ; from the coding sequence ATGGCTATGGCTCTCGCCAAGATTCTTATCGTTGATGACGATCCTTCAATTCGCAATTTAATCCGACGCTTTTTGAGTAAGCAGGATTATCAGGTAGAGTCTGCCGAAGACGGTAAGACTGCCCTAGCAATGTTTGAGCAATTTAACCCAGACCTGGTGATACTAGATGTGAATTTACCAGACGTAATTGGCTATAACCTCTGCCAAGAGATGCAGAATCGCACCAAAGTTTTTGTCTTGATGCTGACCAGTAGAGCTGATGAAGCAGACAAGATTCGGGGCTTTTCCCAAGGTGCTGATGATTATCTCACCAAGCCCTTTAGTCTAGGGGAACTGGAAGTTCGAGTAGGAGCAATTTTGAAGCGTCAGCGAGCTGTCACAACGGCAGAAAAGCAACGTCTGACTTTTGAAAAACTAGTGATCGATCCAGAGCGGCGGGAGGTGACAATCAACAATCAGCTAATCTCCTTAACTGCTCTCGAGTTTGACCTTTTGCGTTTTTTAGCTAGTCACCCAGGTAGGGTTTGGCGGCGATCGGAGCTAATTCAAGAGGTGTGGGATTACGAATACGTCGGGGATCAGCGGGTTGTAGATGTTCATATCGGTCAAATTCGTAAGAAGATTGAAATCGATGCGACCCAGCCAGTCTTAATTCAGACAGTACGCGGCGTTGGCTATAAGTTTGAAGCTCCTAATTTTAATAAAACTCAGCAATAA
- the hppD gene encoding 4-hydroxyphenylpyruvate dioxygenase: protein MKIDRVHFYVEDAKAWRDWFVHKLSFQAVAAKLSNHTSTEVVKNGSVYFVLSSPLTSLSPVAKFLRQHPPGVADIAFQVEDVEAVMNRAIAHGAKVLQPIQSQNDYKWSKIAAWGSLSHSLIERKAGGGAGFDLRLRRERSVERSAEGGAGEEIFYRSPFTFSGIDHVVLNVAAGELEAAVAWYQDTLDFHARQTFTIQTDRSALHSRVMVSRDSCVQLPINQPASPNSQIQEFLDINQGSGIQHIALHTPNIVKVIAQFRCCGVSFLPVPSTYYTQLQQRLGLPLTAAEFEEIAQQQILVDWQDTHPNAVLLQTFTQPIFGQPTFFFELIERRSQAMGFGEGNFRALFEAIEREQIKRGSLPDC, encoded by the coding sequence ATGAAAATTGATCGCGTTCACTTCTATGTAGAAGATGCCAAAGCATGGCGTGACTGGTTTGTTCACAAGTTGAGTTTTCAAGCAGTAGCTGCGAAGCTCAGCAATCACACCAGCACAGAAGTGGTCAAAAATGGTTCCGTCTATTTTGTCCTATCTTCACCGCTCACGTCACTCAGCCCAGTAGCTAAATTTCTGCGTCAGCACCCGCCTGGTGTTGCCGATATCGCTTTTCAGGTCGAGGATGTGGAAGCGGTGATGAATAGGGCGATCGCGCACGGTGCCAAAGTCTTACAACCAATCCAGTCTCAGAATGACTACAAGTGGAGCAAAATTGCTGCCTGGGGTTCCCTGTCTCATAGCTTGATTGAGCGAAAGGCTGGAGGGGGAGCAGGCTTCGACCTGAGACTTCGGCGTGAGCGCTCAGTCGAACGCTCAGCCGAAGGGGGAGCAGGGGAAGAGATTTTCTATCGCTCACCCTTTACCTTTAGTGGAATTGATCATGTGGTGTTGAACGTGGCAGCTGGTGAGTTAGAGGCTGCCGTTGCTTGGTATCAAGATACGTTAGATTTTCATGCTAGGCAGACGTTTACAATTCAAACCGATCGCTCCGCCTTGCACAGCCGAGTCATGGTTTCGCGCGATAGCTGCGTTCAATTACCAATTAATCAACCAGCATCACCCAATTCTCAAATTCAGGAGTTTCTGGATATCAACCAGGGATCGGGAATTCAGCATATTGCTTTACATACGCCTAATATTGTGAAAGTGATCGCCCAATTCCGCTGCTGTGGTGTATCCTTTCTCCCAGTTCCTTCTACTTATTACACCCAGCTACAGCAACGCCTAGGATTGCCGCTAACAGCCGCTGAATTTGAGGAAATCGCTCAACAGCAGATTTTGGTTGACTGGCAAGACACTCATCCTAATGCTGTGCTACTTCAGACCTTTACTCAACCTATTTTTGGACAGCCAACCTTTTTCTTTGAGTTGATTGAGCGTCGCTCACAAGCAATGGGCTTCGGTGAAGGAAATTTTCGCGCTTTGTTTGAAGCGATTGAACGCGAACAGATAAAACGAGGAAGCCTGCCAGACTGCTGA
- a CDS encoding SDR family NAD(P)-dependent oxidoreductase produces MQLTGKIALITGAGSGIGKAAAQLLAKAGAKIAALGRTEEELKETVAQIQGDQGEAIPLVADISQPDQMQKATQQIVDQWGRIDIVFANAGINGVWAPLEELAPEEWDKTLDVNLKGTFLTVKYAVPYLKQQGGSIIITSSVNGTRVFSNSGATAYSCSKAAQVAFTKMVALELAKHRIRVNVICPGAIETDINESTERRDLEHIQEPVEFPEGKIPLTDGKPGTSEQVAQLVLFLASETSSHITGTEMWIDGGESLLKG; encoded by the coding sequence ATGCAACTGACAGGCAAAATAGCTTTGATTACAGGAGCAGGTTCCGGCATTGGTAAGGCAGCAGCACAGCTGTTGGCGAAAGCAGGTGCCAAAATTGCTGCTTTGGGGCGTACAGAGGAAGAACTTAAAGAAACCGTTGCCCAAATCCAGGGCGATCAGGGCGAAGCGATACCTTTGGTTGCCGATATTTCACAGCCGGATCAAATGCAAAAGGCGACCCAGCAAATTGTAGATCAATGGGGACGGATTGATATTGTATTTGCCAACGCAGGTATTAATGGTGTCTGGGCACCTTTGGAAGAACTGGCACCTGAAGAGTGGGATAAAACCTTGGATGTTAATCTTAAGGGGACATTTTTAACTGTCAAGTACGCCGTGCCTTACCTCAAACAACAAGGCGGTTCTATCATCATCACATCCTCAGTCAACGGCACCCGCGTTTTTAGCAACAGTGGGGCAACGGCTTATTCCTGCTCGAAAGCAGCCCAGGTTGCATTTACAAAAATGGTAGCTTTGGAACTCGCCAAGCACCGCATCCGTGTCAATGTTATTTGTCCAGGTGCAATTGAGACAGATATTAATGAAAGCACCGAGCGACGAGATCTAGAGCATATTCAAGAACCGGTTGAGTTCCCTGAAGGAAAGATCCCGTTAACTGATGGCAAGCCGGGAACATCAGAGCAAGTAGCACAGTTGGTACTATTCCTCGCTTCAGAAACCTCCAGCCACATTACTGGTACCGAAATGTGGATTGATGGAGGAGAGTCTCTGCTCAAAGGCTAA
- a CDS encoding HAD family hydrolase, which translates to MLRLITDFDGPIIDVSERYYRVYQWCLEKSRFLEQPVKQLDKAEFWNLKRSRVPEKQIAILSGLDEAQAQEFAQLRRQTVHTEPYFGYDKLAVGAVAALEKVQQARVDLAVMTMRRERELEYAFNQHNLGRFFPKNRCYCLTNDYVKTRDIDDKPLLMEQALAELPTACQTWMVGDTEADIITAKNHGVKVVAVLCGIRDRAQLELYKPDLIVNDLSEAVDLVLNRAVSQVS; encoded by the coding sequence ATGTTAAGACTGATTACAGATTTTGATGGTCCGATTATTGATGTTTCTGAGCGCTACTACCGTGTTTACCAATGGTGTTTGGAAAAGAGCCGCTTTCTAGAGCAACCAGTAAAACAGCTAGATAAAGCGGAATTCTGGAATTTGAAGCGATCGCGAGTTCCAGAAAAACAAATCGCCATTCTTTCTGGACTAGACGAAGCACAAGCACAAGAATTTGCCCAACTACGGCGACAAACTGTGCATACCGAACCATACTTTGGCTATGACAAGCTTGCCGTCGGAGCAGTAGCAGCTTTGGAGAAAGTGCAGCAGGCTAGGGTTGATTTGGCTGTGATGACGATGCGCCGCGAACGAGAGTTAGAATATGCCTTTAATCAGCACAATCTAGGTAGGTTTTTTCCTAAAAATCGCTGTTATTGTCTTACTAATGACTACGTAAAAACCCGTGACATCGATGATAAGCCCCTACTGATGGAACAGGCGTTAGCCGAACTGCCAACTGCTTGCCAAACCTGGATGGTGGGTGATACAGAAGCAGATATTATTACTGCTAAAAATCACGGGGTTAAGGTGGTAGCAGTACTATGTGGCATTCGCGATCGCGCTCAACTCGAACTGTACAAACCCGACTTGATCGTTAACGATCTCAGTGAGGCTGTAGATTTAGTTCTAAACCGGGCCGTTTCTCAAGTGAGTTAA
- a CDS encoding alpha-ketoacid dehydrogenase subunit beta, with the protein MAETLFFNALREAIDEEMARDSTVFVLGEDVGHYGGSYKVTKDLYKKYGELRVLDTPIAENSFTGMAVGAAMTGLRPIIEGMNMGFLLLAFNQIANNAGMLRYTSGGNFKIPMVIRGPGGVGRQLGAEHSQRLEAYFQAVPGLKIVACSTPYNAKGLLKSAIRNENPVLFFEHVLLYNLKEDLPQEEYLLPLDQAEMVRQGEDVTILTYSRMRHHVMQAVKTLEKDGYDPEVIDLISLKPLDFEAIGASVRKTHKVIIVEECMRTGGIGAELTASINDRLFDELDAPVLRLSSQDIPTPYNGTLERLTIVQPEQIVEAVQKMVALRV; encoded by the coding sequence ATGGCAGAAACACTATTCTTTAATGCTCTACGGGAAGCCATTGATGAAGAAATGGCTCGTGACTCCACTGTATTCGTCCTTGGTGAAGATGTCGGTCACTACGGCGGCTCCTATAAAGTTACAAAAGATTTATATAAAAAATATGGTGAACTTCGGGTACTAGATACTCCCATCGCCGAAAACAGCTTTACTGGTATGGCAGTAGGAGCAGCGATGACAGGGCTGCGACCAATCATTGAAGGTATGAACATGGGCTTTTTGCTCCTCGCCTTCAACCAAATCGCCAATAATGCAGGGATGCTGCGCTATACTTCTGGCGGCAACTTCAAAATTCCGATGGTAATTCGTGGTCCCGGCGGTGTGGGTCGCCAGTTGGGTGCCGAACACTCCCAGCGGCTAGAGGCTTACTTTCAGGCAGTTCCAGGTCTGAAAATTGTCGCCTGTTCCACCCCATACAATGCCAAGGGGTTGCTGAAATCTGCCATCCGCAATGAAAACCCAGTCTTGTTCTTTGAACACGTCTTGTTATATAACCTGAAAGAAGATTTGCCACAGGAAGAATACTTGCTGCCCCTCGACCAAGCTGAAATGGTGCGGCAAGGAGAGGACGTCACTATTCTGACTTACTCACGCATGCGTCACCATGTAATGCAAGCAGTGAAGACGCTGGAGAAGGATGGTTATGACCCAGAAGTGATTGACTTAATATCTTTAAAACCGCTGGATTTTGAAGCCATCGGCGCTTCCGTGCGGAAAACTCATAAGGTGATTATTGTTGAGGAGTGCATGAGAACCGGCGGTATTGGGGCGGAATTGACTGCCTCGATTAATGACCGCTTATTTGACGAATTAGATGCACCAGTGCTGCGGCTATCTTCTCAAGATATTCCAACTCCCTACAATGGCACTCTAGAGCGACTGACAATTGTGCAGCCAGAGCAAATTGTAGAAGCAGTGCAAAAGATGGTAGCCCTGCGAGTGTAA
- a CDS encoding CPP1-like family protein — protein MSDQNPYDKLGVTEDASFDEIQDARTRLVQQYDGDPQRVEAVEAAYDTILMERLRMRQEGKIRVPEGIRFAERLAQSVPKESPAPAIQSPSWLQELRDTPSLKEILLPGSVFLGLGVLSVFYTAAGVQVLQFGLIVGVGISLYCLKRKEQKFGRAVLLTGLGLITGLLAGGLFGNLLQPQLFSIGLTPEQFSTALTFLLLWLISSFLR, from the coding sequence ATGAGCGATCAAAATCCCTACGACAAGCTTGGGGTAACAGAAGATGCTTCATTCGATGAAATTCAGGACGCTCGCACTCGTCTTGTGCAGCAGTACGACGGTGACCCGCAGCGGGTAGAAGCGGTTGAAGCAGCTTATGATACCATATTAATGGAGCGCTTACGGATGCGCCAAGAAGGCAAAATTAGGGTGCCAGAAGGCATCCGATTTGCAGAACGCCTTGCCCAATCAGTTCCGAAAGAAAGTCCAGCTCCAGCTATACAATCACCTTCATGGCTACAAGAGCTACGCGATACACCCAGTTTAAAAGAAATTCTACTGCCTGGTAGCGTGTTCTTAGGTTTGGGTGTTCTCAGTGTTTTTTACACAGCTGCGGGCGTTCAGGTTTTGCAGTTTGGATTGATTGTTGGCGTCGGGATAAGTCTCTACTGTCTCAAGCGCAAGGAGCAAAAGTTTGGTCGTGCAGTGCTGCTGACTGGCTTAGGTTTAATCACAGGCTTATTGGCGGGAGGACTGTTTGGTAACTTATTGCAACCACAACTATTCAGCATTGGTTTGACGCCTGAGCAGTTTTCTACAGCGTTGACTTTTCTCCTGCTGTGGCTAATCAGTAGCTTTTTGCGCTGA
- a CDS encoding metalloregulator ArsR/SmtB family transcription factor yields the protein MNATQFNRISKALAEPRRVEILEAIAGVEELSCGEIVERFPVSQATISHHIKELVNAGLAEPRRDGQYCYYRICPKVLANYIAELQRLVLISQVKQKSQDLV from the coding sequence GTGAACGCAACCCAGTTCAATCGGATCTCAAAAGCACTTGCCGAGCCACGCAGAGTTGAAATTTTAGAGGCGATCGCCGGAGTTGAGGAATTGTCTTGTGGAGAAATAGTAGAACGATTCCCGGTATCTCAAGCGACCATTTCTCATCATATTAAGGAGTTAGTGAACGCAGGCTTGGCTGAACCTCGGCGGGACGGACAGTATTGTTATTACAGAATATGCCCTAAAGTATTGGCAAATTACATAGCCGAGCTACAGCGACTTGTCTTAATCAGTCAAGTAAAGCAGAAGTCACAAGATTTAGTTTGA
- a CDS encoding thylakoid membrane photosystem I accumulation factor has protein sequence MPSALAGINDDSFEGNIFVLYGGNASLATPKVTLAKSLERDKATLLVFYVDDSSDCKQYAPVVTRLQALYGRAVDFIPANADLIPTQSTYAPTEPGYYYKGVVPQVVVFDKSGEVVLNQKGQVPFEQVDDTLREVFNLLPRSESVELRLRPVNEFTTELSE, from the coding sequence ATGCCATCTGCTCTGGCAGGTATCAATGATGACAGCTTTGAAGGTAACATCTTTGTCTTGTATGGAGGCAACGCTTCTCTTGCAACACCTAAAGTAACGCTAGCAAAATCATTAGAGCGAGATAAGGCAACGCTGCTAGTGTTTTACGTAGATGATAGTAGCGATTGCAAGCAATATGCTCCAGTAGTTACAAGGCTGCAAGCGCTCTATGGTCGGGCAGTAGATTTCATCCCCGCGAATGCAGATCTTATCCCAACTCAATCGACCTATGCACCCACTGAACCGGGCTATTACTACAAAGGTGTTGTTCCTCAAGTTGTGGTATTTGATAAGTCAGGTGAGGTTGTGCTAAACCAGAAGGGACAGGTACCGTTTGAGCAGGTAGATGATACCTTGCGAGAGGTGTTTAACTTGCTACCCCGCTCAGAGTCGGTGGAATTAAGGCTCCGACCTGTGAATGAGTTCACTACTGAGTTATCAGAGTAG
- a CDS encoding efflux RND transporter permease subunit, translating into MFVDFFIKRPVFTSVCAIIILLIGAISIPTLPTAQYPEISPTQIEVTANYVGASAEVVENTVTTVLEREINGVEGMRYMKSSSSNNGTSTITVTFDPGRNKDIAAVDVQNRVSLAEPLLPEQVQRTGVTVSKQSNNILLAMGLYTENQEYDNVFLSNYADLYMVDALQRIEGVSEARIFGERRYAMRLWLDPNKLASRNLTAEDVIDALNEQNLQVGAGQIGQQPAPEGQQYQIDLRAVGRLVDASEFEDIVIQTAADGTLIKLRDVGRAELGAENYSSFLRFRAQDGVGIGIFQIPGSNALEVARNVKAEMARLAESFPPGMKYQVAFDTTLFVEESLSEVVLTLFLAIGLVILVIFLFLQDWRTTLIPVITIPLALIGTFGFVKAFGFSINTLTLFGLTLATGMVVDDAIVVVEDISRLIQEEGMSPRQAASEAMRELFGAVIATSLVLMAVFIPVAFFPGSTGQIYRQFALTIAFSIAISTFLALTLTPSLSALLLRQEQRPSGLLGWIFGWINRFLDWTRRGYQRSLNRLTRLKGIVVVLFIVSLGLTGWLYTRVPTAFLPDEDQAYFITIIQGPEGVSLNYTSDVMRKVETELLKQPETLGTFAVGGFGFSSPTANNGVIFTTLKPWDERTGPGQSAEGIINRLRGTLLAIPEARILPVNPPAIQGLSSFGGFEYQLQDRRGNSGLDTMTQVMGQLLQQANQTPGLQAVFSTFAANTPQLLIEVDRTRAKALQVDVDDIFNTLQTYLGSRYVNDFNLQQRTYRVYVQADAQFRSNPEDIGQLYVRSTTDQMIPLSNLVKLTPTTGAQTITHYNLFRSIEISGSSAPGTSSGQAMQAMAQISQQVLPASLGYEWSGISLEEQQSGGQAPIIFGLGLVFVFLVLAAQYENYVDPLTIMLSVPLAIFGALTAQSLRGLPNDVYCQVGLVMLIGLASKNAILIVEFANQLREQGLSITKAAVEASQQRLRPILMTALSTLLGIFPLVIAVGAGAASRKSLGTAVFGGMLVATFLSLFVVPVLYIVIGNIRDRMKPRRRPRRPQPSPEVKTLSGSQRQ; encoded by the coding sequence ATGTTTGTTGATTTCTTCATTAAGCGACCCGTGTTTACGAGTGTCTGCGCCATCATCATTCTGCTGATAGGGGCAATCAGCATTCCCACGCTACCAACCGCTCAGTATCCAGAGATCAGCCCAACCCAAATTGAAGTTACTGCTAACTACGTCGGTGCCAGTGCTGAAGTCGTAGAAAATACGGTCACGACCGTCCTGGAAAGGGAGATTAACGGCGTCGAAGGCATGAGGTACATGAAGTCGAGCAGCAGTAACAATGGCACCAGTACGATTACGGTCACATTTGATCCAGGGCGCAACAAAGATATTGCGGCGGTCGATGTCCAGAATCGAGTGTCACTTGCCGAACCGCTGTTGCCAGAACAGGTGCAGAGAACTGGAGTCACGGTTAGTAAGCAGTCCAACAACATCCTATTAGCGATGGGGCTGTACACGGAAAATCAAGAGTACGACAACGTCTTTTTAAGCAACTACGCTGACCTCTACATGGTAGACGCCTTGCAAAGAATAGAAGGCGTGAGTGAGGCGCGAATTTTTGGTGAACGCCGATATGCTATGCGTCTGTGGCTAGACCCCAACAAGCTTGCTAGTCGTAACCTCACCGCTGAGGATGTGATCGATGCCCTCAACGAACAAAACTTACAGGTAGGTGCTGGGCAAATCGGTCAGCAGCCAGCGCCAGAGGGGCAGCAGTATCAAATTGACCTCCGGGCTGTCGGTAGGCTGGTAGATGCCTCGGAATTTGAGGATATAGTCATTCAAACAGCTGCTGATGGCACCCTGATTAAGCTGAGAGATGTAGGTCGGGCTGAATTGGGGGCAGAGAATTATAGCTCATTCCTGCGGTTTAGGGCACAAGACGGTGTAGGCATCGGCATATTTCAAATTCCGGGCAGCAATGCCTTGGAAGTGGCTAGGAATGTCAAAGCCGAAATGGCGCGACTGGCTGAAAGTTTTCCGCCAGGAATGAAATATCAAGTTGCTTTTGACACCACCCTGTTTGTGGAAGAGTCGCTGTCGGAAGTGGTATTGACTCTTTTTCTGGCGATCGGGCTAGTTATCCTGGTAATTTTTCTGTTCTTGCAGGACTGGCGCACGACCCTAATTCCGGTAATCACAATTCCCCTGGCATTGATTGGGACCTTTGGGTTTGTCAAAGCTTTCGGGTTTTCGATTAACACCCTGACCTTGTTTGGTCTGACGTTGGCTACTGGGATGGTAGTCGATGACGCAATCGTCGTGGTTGAGGATATTTCTCGCTTGATCCAGGAAGAGGGAATGTCGCCGCGTCAAGCTGCATCGGAGGCAATGAGAGAGCTTTTTGGGGCAGTGATTGCAACTTCACTTGTGCTGATGGCAGTTTTTATCCCAGTGGCGTTCTTCCCAGGATCTACCGGACAAATCTATCGCCAATTTGCGCTAACCATCGCCTTCTCAATTGCGATTTCTACCTTTCTTGCCCTTACTCTCACTCCTTCCCTCTCAGCCCTACTGCTACGTCAGGAACAAAGACCGAGTGGCTTGCTAGGCTGGATTTTTGGTTGGATTAATCGGTTCCTTGACTGGACACGCAGGGGTTACCAGCGATCGCTCAACCGCCTGACCCGTCTGAAAGGCATTGTGGTGGTGCTGTTTATCGTGTCCCTGGGTCTGACAGGCTGGCTTTACACGCGCGTGCCTACAGCATTTCTACCTGACGAAGACCAAGCTTATTTCATCACTATTATCCAAGGACCCGAGGGGGTGTCGCTGAACTACACCAGTGATGTCATGAGAAAGGTGGAAACAGAACTCCTCAAACAGCCTGAAACACTCGGAACTTTCGCGGTTGGTGGCTTTGGTTTTAGTAGCCCGACTGCCAACAACGGTGTAATTTTTACCACTCTCAAACCTTGGGATGAGCGCACCGGACCGGGACAGTCAGCAGAGGGGATCATCAATCGATTGAGGGGGACGCTGTTGGCAATCCCAGAAGCAAGAATTTTGCCTGTTAATCCGCCAGCAATTCAGGGTTTAAGCAGTTTTGGTGGTTTTGAGTATCAGCTGCAAGACCGCAGAGGCAACAGTGGACTAGATACCATGACCCAAGTCATGGGTCAGTTACTTCAGCAAGCCAATCAGACACCCGGATTGCAAGCTGTATTTAGCACTTTTGCGGCAAACACGCCTCAGCTTTTAATCGAAGTAGATCGTACCCGAGCTAAGGCGCTGCAAGTTGATGTAGACGATATTTTCAATACACTACAAACTTACTTGGGTTCGCGATATGTCAACGACTTCAATTTGCAACAGCGAACTTATCGAGTGTATGTCCAGGCAGATGCCCAGTTTCGTTCTAATCCTGAAGATATCGGTCAACTATACGTTCGTTCTACAACCGATCAGATGATTCCCCTGAGTAATCTGGTGAAGCTTACTCCCACCACTGGGGCACAAACGATTACTCACTACAACTTGTTCCGATCAATTGAAATCAGTGGTTCATCGGCTCCGGGTACGAGTTCAGGTCAGGCAATGCAAGCAATGGCGCAAATATCTCAGCAGGTTCTGCCAGCGAGTTTGGGCTACGAATGGTCAGGGATCTCTTTAGAAGAGCAACAGTCTGGCGGTCAAGCACCGATCATTTTCGGACTGGGACTGGTCTTTGTCTTCCTCGTATTGGCTGCCCAATATGAGAACTACGTTGATCCCTTAACTATTATGCTGTCAGTGCCCCTAGCTATCTTCGGTGCTCTGACGGCTCAATCGCTGCGCGGTCTACCCAACGATGTCTACTGCCAGGTTGGGCTAGTGATGCTGATTGGTCTGGCAAGCAAGAATGCAATTCTAATTGTGGAGTTTGCTAACCAACTGCGGGAGCAAGGTCTTTCAATCACCAAGGCAGCGGTTGAAGCGTCGCAACAGCGCTTACGACCGATTCTGATGACAGCTCTTTCGACTCTATTGGGGATTTTCCCCTTAGTAATTGCTGTAGGAGCAGGGGCAGCTAGTAGAAAATCCCTGGGTACGGCTGTTTTTGGTGGGATGTTGGTCGCAACTTTCTTAAGTTTGTTTGTAGTGCCAGTCCTGTATATCGTAATTGGGAATATCCGCGATCGCATGAAGCCCCGTCGTAGACCTCGAAGACCGCAGCCTAGTCCTGAGGTAAAAACCCTTTCTGGCAGCCAAAGACAGTAG